The following nucleotide sequence is from Patagioenas fasciata isolate bPatFas1 chromosome 9, bPatFas1.hap1, whole genome shotgun sequence.
AACGTAAGTGGTTATTTCCAGACCCTGGAGGCTCACAGTTTTCTGGCCTTTTACCAACAGCCAGGAACACAGGGAAGCAGCAAAAAGGCTGCAGATAACAAGCAAGTCACTCCCACTCCACTATTGCTTACTGAGAATTCTCCTCTATTAATATTAAAGGAGCTGATTTAAAGACACTGGAGCCTGACCACAAGCAGGCAGTCCTAGCCAACatcagaaatatttgcatttccttAGAAGCCTTATTTCCACCTCTCGGAACAAAAAGCAGCACATTCTCTTCTGCTAAACACCATGCCCTAGAGCTTCTCAGATCCCAGAGTGGAACTGTTTGCACCTCAGTTCAAATCCTGCAACCTGAAGAGTTTCCATTTAGAATACTGCAGTTCCCTAAGCTCCCAATATTGCTTTTTCTGGACATGCGCACAAGCTACTTTAGTCTGGAAACAATCAAGCCCTATTCTTGGTAGCAGACCTCATCAACATCTACAAACCTGACAAGCCTCCAGTTATCTGTCCATCAGCCTTAGAGACTTCTCTGGGCTGCCCACAAAATAAAAAGCCTAAAGCTGAAGGAGAATTCTGAAGTGATGTGAGGAGTCATGGCACACCCTGATGTACAGCATCAGTATGAAGAGAAGCGTGAGCATAGCaaatgtaccaaatacaaatCCCTTCCCCAGGGAGCTCTGAAGAATAACCACACGGCTCCCCCTGTGCATGTACCAACCACCCAGCAGTGGTTTTTCCTCCCTGTTTAACGTTTGATGTGCGCTTAGAGAGTCACACAGACCATGCAGCCACATCATACATTCCAAAATCTGGCTCCTTGTGCCAGGTGAGAACCCAGCTACATCCTCAGCTGTTGAACAGCCACCAGTTTCTATACAACTGCTTACCAAAGGCACAGATTCTCTCTGATGATTTGATCTGGACTGCGTAAATGTTTCATCTGCAAAATCGTCATTTCCATCCAGCCCACGGAGCAAAGAATCTGTTTCCACCAAGGTGCTCAAAGCAAATGACTCCAGGCAGTTCTTGCCACTGGCCTGGGTGGGCAGCTCACCCCTCTCGGGGGTCACAGCTCCCTTTTCAGCCGCCCCTCGCCTCTGGCACTCCCCTTCATGACACTGAACGGTCTCGTCAGGCTCATGGCGTACCTCCTCTGCTTGTCCATCGTGTTTGTGCTGTGCTTCCCGAGCTGTTCTGGAAGGCAGGTTTGAACACGTCACCGTTTGACAGTTTGCCTCTTAGCAGCTGAACTTTAGCAAAAACCTGCGCAGGGATAACAATTCACGCACAGATTGCTAATAGCCCTGGCAATCCCAACCGGCTCGTGTTCCATAGCACTTCTAGATGCACATCCAGTCTCCAGGGAATGCTCTCTCACTCTTCCGCTATTGCAGATACCAAAAACTACAGTCTGCACACCACAGGACTGCAGAAGAAAGGAGCACAGCCACCTGGGCCAAATCTAATCCCTTCACCAAAAGGAGCACGTATTGCTTCTCAgtctaaggaaaaggcaaaggcaGTCAAAACGACAGTCAAATACTAGCTGGCTTTGCAGAACACAGGCCAGCTGGGACTAAAAGCTATTGCACTACTCAAAGGCAAATTCCAAAACAGTCCGTGTTCTCCCATACGTACTACGTGCTGGAGATGGATACTGTACATAAAGCacgacattaaaaacccacacaTTCTCACGCCGCCTGTTCTCATACGTATGAAGGTAGTAGCATTCTGGGGGTCACACATACCCACCTGGACTGCGCATCCCTGGTCTCGGGCTCTTGGTCTCGCGTCTCCTGAGCGGTGCCCCCAGGTTCATCCTGGCACGCCTGCCGAGTGAGCTCCAGCTTTGCCCTGGCCTCTGCTAGATCCTTCCGCAGCTGCTGGTTCTCACACGTTAATCTACTTAGTTCAGCAGCGTAGTCTTCGCTGAGCGCTCTCAGGGTGACGCCTTTTCCctaagagacagaaaagagctGAAGTTAAAACTTCCAATTTGCAAGAGGTCATAGTCAAGGCTACTCCTTAAAGCACATCCTCTAATTTCAATTTTGACTCGTAAAATTTTCAAGGCTTTCACAAAAGTAAATCAATTATATATGCCTTATCGTGTCTGCATCCAGACAAGCTGTGCTTGTCTCTCTCACCACTGGATCCTTTTGAAAACAAGAGAATACAGACCCAGACTAGTTCGGCTTCCATTGTTTCTACTCCTGTGACATTCCCGCTTTCTTTTTGCCAATTCTATTACATTTAGATGCTTAATTCATTCTCGTCACTGCTGGATCTAACAGCTTTCCAAATGTGGATTAGAATAACCTGACCAAGATCAGTAGCTCCTGTGCCATGGGGCTGTTGggggctttaaaaagaaaacaaaacccaacaccaccacaaacaggttcctttctttctttctttctttccactttGTTATCAAGTGCTATTAAGTCAGGCAGGCAAAAGCTCACCAAGCACTTCAAGCAGAAAGAGTCTTAGGTCATTTGAGTCTCAAATCAGCCCCccaaaaagctttattttttctccatCTCACCAGCCACAAGCTCCTGCTCATCAACAATTTGCCAAGAACTTGGCGCATTTGACAGTCACCCCAAACTAGTATTAGGAGCGGAGTACTGCCTGCCCACGGATCGGATATGATAAAAACCTGTGATGATATATTCCCTTTAGGTTTTCCACTGCCCGAATTCAGACCTTGCCCCGTGAAGCCTCTGTTGTGGTTTGTGTGAGACAGAACTCGCAAACTAGCTGTATCTTCCTGAAATGGCACTAAAATGAACCACATTTGGGGTTGTATTCCTGCTAAGACTGCACCTTTTCCATGCTTCCATGATTCCTGCTCTCACCCCAGGAATCGCAAGGACTGGAGAAGTTACAGCTCTGAGACAGGTCAAAAGGACAGAGATTTAGAAACAGAGGTTTGAGGTAAACCAGCATAAAACAAAGATGTAACAAAATGTAGTAAAAAACATGGGCATGAGCCCATGGAGAAGAAACTGAGATGAGGGCTCTGTTTCTACAGTTCTCCTCACTGCTCCGTGACTGAACTCAGTATTTCTGGGCCTTATTTCCTCACAAATTGCCCCTTTTGCTTGGGTTTTAAGTTCGCCAACCTCTGCCAAGCATTTTGAGAGGCCTGGGCAAAGACTCCCGCTGGCCCCCGGGAGGGGACACACAGCGTTCGcccctccccatccctgttcGCCCACACACACCTCTAGCACACCGCACTCCGTCCTCTGCAGCATCTCGGAGAGATGGCGGTTTTCCATCCTCAAGGTTTCCAGCTGGACCAGAATCACCTGAGGAGACAAACAAGAAGCTCAGAATAAAGGACACAACACAACACATGCTCACAAAACCCTACAGGCATTTTCCACCCTCAATTCAAGCACGAGTACAAAGCAAGGTTAGGGCTGTTAATTTTACATGGAACTTATGCAGAAGACCATATAAATAACCACGCGCAGTCATTTACTTCAGTTTTCAAAGATGTCACCATCCAGGCCTCGTTAGCACGAGAGATCTCAAAGAATTCTGTGGGACTGTCAGTTACAGGTTGGAAAAGAAGCAGCAAGACAGATTCAGTGAACACCATAAATCAGGAGATCTCATCAGAAGGGTCTCAAAGTCTTTGTTCAAAGgctgaagagagaaggaaactTAACGTAGCTAAAAACTCAGATGTTAATTGAAGCCCTCAGATCCCTTAAAGAGACAGCATAAGAGTCTTCTGCCTTTTTTACCCTGTGCTCCACGGCTTTCCTCTCTGCTCTTTCAATCTCTGTCCTCAGCCGTTGTTCTAGGTCTGATGTGGAGCCACTGGCAGATGCAATGGTGATGTCCCGCTGGTGTAACTCTTGTGTCAGCCTGGAGATTTCCCTCTTCATCCCTTCTAGCTCACTGCTGTGGGTCTGTTCAGCTTGAGAGAGCTGCTCTTTCAGCTGCAGCAAGACACAAGTTAGATGCTGTGGAATACTCGAGAAGACCCATAATTGATCAAATCCCAGTCTCTTTAGCTCAGTATTCTACTTCTGTGGCCAACAACAGACACCCAAGGGTTTACCATCGCTGGGCTGGCACAGGAACACTTCCATAATATAACCTTGCCATGTCCCACTCCGCCTTCCCGAGGCAGAGATGGTATCTTTAAATAGCTCCAGCCAGACTTTTCTTCCGCTAATTTGTCCTAAGTCTTCTGAATCGACATTAGCTTGTAGCAACCAAAGCTACCCATGGCAGACTTCCACAAACTAGCTATGCACAGGGTAAAAATACATCTCTCTGTTTTCCTAACTCCATTTGACGACCACTAGTCCCTGCATTATGAGAGAATAATCATTCTCTATTTACTTTCCACATGACAGgcatgattttatttttagtacATGCAATCTCATTTATCTCTTTCCCAGTTTGGTAAGTCCTATTCCATTCAGTCGTTCcttgtattaaaaaaacactCCACCCTTTTGGTCATCTCTTTCCCATACCTTATCTTGTTTTATTCAACCCTTTTTGAGATGATAGACCTGAATTGCATACAATATTCTGGTAGGCATACCATATTATATTTACTCAGCGACTTAATAGAACAACAACATAGCATAATTTCTTCCCTAGTATTCCACTCCATTAGCCAGAAATATCAGCCACCAAAACCTCCAGGATTTCTCTGAGAATTACAAGCATTTTAGAAAATTGAACCAGATGATCTCTGCCTAGCCATGTAAATACTATACATACAGTGATTTATCTCCATGTCACCTCAATGCCTCCCAAgtatataaaatagaaacaacCATAATaaatctctctttcctccccagcAGCCTGTAGGAGATTCATTTATTCCGTGGCTGTTTAAATGTGTATCCAAGCACGCAGCTCCAGAAAGATTCGCACCTCTGTACATTCAGAATAAGGGATGAACGGTTTGCACGAAGTGAGGTTTTTCACTCAAGTCCAATGAGGTTTCTAGTCTAACCATGCAGCAGTGCAAGCTCTCACACCCGCTGATCTGGACCATTATTAAAAGTCAAGCCTTTTGGAAGCCCTGGGTGCACGGAGCACGGGGCTGAGGTTCTCATGGCAGATGAGCTGCTCCGTTTCTTCCAGACCCCGGTTCACCTCTGCCTATCGAAACTGAAACAACCTCCCTTATTCACATATGGAGTAGAACGCATTTGAAGCCCCATCTCAAGTATGATAgggtgtattacagcaaaactcAGGCCTAAGAGAAAAGCTCACAAAGCAAACTGACACCTGCAAACCCATCCTCTCGCCGCCTCCTTTGTCAGATCCGCTGCCCCCACGCCGCTCCCGCCTTTGATGCCGTTTGCAGCTTTGCTAACCGTGCGTCAGGCACACGATCTGCGTGGGAACGGCGACTCCACAATGCCTCTCCCACCCTCGCGGAACAAAGCGACGTTACCTTTTTAATCTCTGCCTTTGACTCAGTATGGTGCTCCTCCATGGACTGCAGCTCTTTGATACTCTCATCCAGCTCCTCGCTCAGCTGCACACACCTCGCATTTGAAGACACCAGGCTGGGTGCCAAATGTAAAAGTAGAGATTAGAATACCCCATGGAGGAGAACATGGGGAGAGAAACTTTGATCTCCTATGTCTGTCATAACAGAAACCGGACTCTTCACACAGAAGTTCCTTACCAAACCTGCCGCTTTGTTTACCGAAATCATTTCAAAAGAGATCAGGAAGCTGATCTAACAGATAATacctgtttcttgtttgtttctttaccatAGTAAGAAGACAAACTTCCCATGCAAACATTAGCCTGAAAACCACAAACTCAGAGAGGGATACTTGTTTATAATTCTTATTTCACAGTGAGATCTAGAGCTGGTTCTTACCAGCTGAGTAACAAAGACTCTTTAACCTATTACTACTGAAGGTGCTAGGCCTAAACAAGCTAAAACATCGAATACACCCACAGCATgcagtgaaaagcagccaatTAGCAACACGATCTCACTATTAAACTCCAAAATGAATAGCGTTTGAATTCTGCAGCCCTTTGATATTTAAAATAAGCCAACAAAAATCAGCGGGACTGGTTAACGATGAATACAATATATTAGGTATTATATTACTATTTGAGTTTCATTGCACATGCAGGGGCAGCAAGCAGTCGGGTACCTGTTCTCAAGCTGAGTCACCTCTGCCTGTAAGTGCTGTTCTTTCTCCTGGGCAACATCCAGCTGCAGCAGTAgatgctccagctccagccccggaGAAGATAATTGCTTCTCCTGCAACCGTTCCTCCAGAGCTCTAAGCAAAAACATGATCTTTAATTTCTGTACAAAAATGTCATGCCCAAGTGCACTAATACAGGGAACATAACCCCTATTTTCTTGGATTTCtctgaaaaatacatgaaaagcaACATCAGGTGACACCGGTGTGCACTGTGAATATGCAAACATGTCAGCTGGATGATGGTCCTTTGTTTGAGTTCAGGCTGGTTGAAAAAGACTTCATTTTATTCTGATGTTGGCCTCCCTGATCCAGACAGCCTCTCTGCCATTAGCAGACATCCAGCTCGCGGACACAGCGCAATTGTTGGGTAACATACAGCAAAACCTTCTGATATGGCCATCAGAACTTAGAGATTTTGCATGTCGCCAACACAGAAGGGGAAGGCCAAGGTGATTTTGTCACATACGCAGTTATCTCACCAAGACCCTAAACTGACACCATTAAATTGGTGAGAACTTCCACCTATATTATCACATCCTGAAAATACCTGAGGAAAAAAAGCTCAAAAGCCCTGTGCTGCTTCCAGAACCCTAGCTAAGGAGAAAGCCAATTCCTTCCTCACTCTTGACCGAGAACCAGTTGAATTCAAAAGGAATGCAATTTGGCAAATGCTGCACAGCACCTGCGAGCAACCACAACTCTATATACCAACCAGCACAAATCCAGCTGAATGGAAATGCATTTACCATCCTCAGTGTGTAAACCTGGAATACAGATCTGGATtcaagggcaggaggagcagcgAGGCAGAGGTGCTACCTGACGAGGAGTTCTTTTGTGCGAAG
It contains:
- the CEP63 gene encoding centrosomal protein of 63 kDa isoform X1 yields the protein MEALLEGMQRNGQGSGGFLNSCEAELQELMKQIDIMVAQKKAEWEEQTRALEACLSAREKELSSAKAALQERYKEVGLLRHQVEDMEKAQQDMVREYEQQLKKFQEELSRLRRSYEKLQKKQLREARGEANKGQGEDQFELSRLTRKLEEFRQKSLDWEKQRLLYQQQVASLEAQRKALAEQSELIQTQLANRKQILESVELASQSEIHHLTSKLERANDAICANELELERLNMKVDDLTEHNQMILEDQQRAQEELRESKKMLEVLQDEKMELRATLQSQEDFIDSSRLHQEQLQKELARVTETLRTKELLVRALEERLQEKQLSSPGLELEHLLLQLDVAQEKEQHLQAEVTQLENSLVSSNARCVQLSEELDESIKELQSMEEHHTESKAEIKKLKEQLSQAEQTHSSELEGMKREISRLTQELHQRDITIASASGSTSDLEQRLRTEIERAERKAVEHRVILVQLETLRMENRHLSEMLQRTECGVLEGKGVTLRALSEDYAAELSRLTCENQQLRKDLAEARAKLELTRQACQDEPGGTAQETRDQEPETRDAQSRTAREAQHKHDGQAEEVRHEPDETVQCHEGECQRRGAAEKGAVTPERGELPTQASGKNCLESFALSTLVETDSLLRGLDGNDDFADETFTQSRSNHQRESVPLCPLPTASLGSIAARYLEEEELRSQHILESLNAHIEELKKESEKIVRQFGHQE